From the Rhinolophus sinicus isolate RSC01 linkage group LG02, ASM3656204v1, whole genome shotgun sequence genome, one window contains:
- the CLEC2A gene encoding C-type lectin domain family 2 member A isoform X2, whose protein sequence is MMSHIVFIPLNIILIVLVVKFSKYPKTMQCSGEWIGVREKCFYFSDDTRNWTASERVCSSQGSELAHIDTQEDMEFLKKHTETKMYWIGLSRKPGESWKWTNGTTFNAWFEISGDGSFAFLNADGVSSSRGLVDIKWICSKPRF, encoded by the exons ATGATGTCTCATATTGTATTCATCCCGCTTAATATTATACTAATCG tattagttgtaaaattttcaaaatatcccAAAACTATGCAATGTTCAGGAGAATGGATTGGAGTAAGAGAgaagtgtttctatttttctgatgatACCAGGAATTGGACAGCCAGTGAAAGAGTTTGCAGTTCACAGGGATCAGAACTTGCTCACATTGATACACAAGAGGATATG GAATTTTTGAAGAAGCACACGGAGACAAAAATGTACTGGATTGGGTTGAGCAGAAAACCAGGAGAGTCTTGGAAATGGACAAACGGCACAACATTTAATGCTTG gttTGAAATTAGCGGGGATGGATCCTTTGCTTTTCTGAATGCTGATGGAGTCTCTAGTTCCAGGGGGTTAGTTGATATCAAGTGGATTTGCAGCAAACCTAGATTTTAA
- the KLRF2 gene encoding killer cell lectin-like receptor subfamily F member 2 → MKTFEEMEGEDGYMKLNCKNHFKSRQKSKDFSLYTHYYCIMLIFGCIGILIFMLTVIGLNFWDKKMDFSQNVNISSLAGSKCMCPNDWLLNQGKCYKFSTSSKTWNESQRDCTKLQAHLPVINNSKELEFIQKSLKPGCPGWIGLYIISPEKQWQWINEHAFVEQNIFSVIGPTNIMSCAVTTGNQVYSEDCHSKFNGICQRDVV, encoded by the exons ATGAAAACATTTGAGGAGATGGAAGGTGAAGATGGCTATATGAAGCTGAATTGCAAGAATCATTTCAAATCCAGGCAGAAATCTAAAG ATTTCTCCTTGTATAcacattattattgtattatgCTAATATTTGGATGCATTGGGATTCTTATTTTCATGCTGACGGTGATTGGCCTGAACTTTTGGG ATAAAAAAATGGATTTCTCACAGAATGTAAATATCAGCAGTCTAGCAG gAAGTAAGTGTATGTGCCCAAATGACTGGCTATTGAACCAAGGGAAGTGTTACAAGTTTTCAACTTCTTCTAAAACTTGGAATGAGAGTCAGCGTGATTGCACAAAACTCCAGGCACATTTGCCAGTGATTAACAATTCTAAGGAGCTG GAATTCATACAGAAGAGTTTAAAACCTGGATGTCCTGGTTGGATTGGATTATATATTATATCCCCAGAAAAACAATGGCAGTGGATAAATGAACATGCTTTTGTGGAACAAAACAT TTTTTCAGTAATTGGACCAACTAACATCATGAGCTGTGCTGTCACAACAGGAAATCAAGTGTATTCTGAAGATTGTCACTCCAAATTTAATGGCATTTGTCAGAGAGATGTTGTCTga